Below is a window of Perca fluviatilis chromosome 6, GENO_Pfluv_1.0, whole genome shotgun sequence DNA.
TGGCTGATAAGATTAAGATGATAAGAATTCATTTTGTTTAGACCTGCATTAATTGATTTTCCAAATCAATGTACCTCACATATTCATGGGATATGCTCATCAGATTCCCAGTTAGTGCTACAGCTGTCTGCCACGAGGGAcaaggtgcgtgtgtgtgtttgtgtgtgtgtgtgtgtgtgggcttgtttaactatattcattGGGTCAAAAAactgggagtccagtatacttgtggggtcctgacagctttgtggggcccaaatgctggaccccacatctttataaagggctgtttgagggttaagacttggttttaggattagggatagaattaggttatggttatggttagggtaagggttagggttaggcatttagttgtgatggttaaggttagggtaaggggctagggaatgcattatgtcaatgataggtccccacaaagatagtgccacaaacctttgtgtgtgtgacagactatatatatatatatatatatatatacatatacatatatatatacatatatatatatatatatacatatacatatatatatatatatacatatacatatatatacatatacatatatatatatatatatacatatacatatatatatatatatatatatatatatacatatacatatatacatacacatatatatacatatacatatatacatacacatatatatatatatattatatatatatatatatatatatatatatatatatatatatatatatatatatatatacagtgcctctTAAAAGTATTCgcgccccttgaacttttcgaccttttgccacatttcaggcctcaaacctaaagatataaaactgtaattttttgtgaagaatcaacaacaagtgggacacaatcatgaagtggaacgaaatgtattggatatttcaaaccttttaaacaaataaaaactgaaatattgggtgcaaaattattcagccccccttagttaatactttgtagcgccaccttttgctacgattacagctgtaagttgcgcgtgggtatgtctctatcagttttgcacatcgagagactgacatttttgcccattcctccttgcaaaacagctcgagctcagtgaggttggatggagagcgtttgtgaacagcagttttcagttctttccacagattctcgattggattcaggtctggactttgacttggccattctaacacctggatatgtttatttgtgaaccattccattgtagattttgctttatgttttggatcattgtcttgttggaagacaaatctccgtcccagtctcaggtcttttgcagactccatcaggttttcttccagaatggtcctgtatttggctccatccatcttcccatcaattttaaccatcttccctgtccctgctgaagaaaagcaggcccaaaccatgatgctgccaccaccatgtttgacagtggggatggtgtgttcagggtgatgagctgtgttgcgtttacgccaaacataacgttttgcattgttgccaaaagttcgattttggtttcatctgaccacagcaccttcttccacatgtttggtgtgtctcccaggtggcttttggcaaactttaaagcgacacttttatggatatctttaagaaatggctttcttcttgccactcttccataaaggccagatttgtgcagtatacgactgattgttgtcctatggacagagtctcccacctcagctgtagatctgtgcagttcatccagagtgatcatgggcctcttggctgcatctctgatcagtcttctcattgtatgagctgaaagtttagagggacggcccgGGTCTTcggatttgtagtggtctgatactccttccatttcaatattatcgcttgcacagtgctccttgggatgtttaaagcttgggaaatctttttgtatccaaatccggctttaaacttctccacaacagtatctcggacctgcctggtgtgttccttgttcttcatgatgctctctgcgctttacacggacctctgagactatcacagagcaggtgcatttatacggagacttgattacacacagctggattctatttatcatcattagtcatttaggtcaacattggatcattcagagatcctcactgaacttctggagagagtttgctgcactgaaagtaaaggggctgaataattttgccgcccactttttcagtttttatttgttaaaaagtttgaaatagccaatgaatttcgttccacttcataattgggacccacttgttgttgattcttcacaaaaattacagttttatatctttatgtttgaggcctgaaatgtggcaaaaggctgaaacgttcaaggggccgaatactttgcaaggcactgtatatatatatatatatatatatatatatatataatgagatCTACTCGTGTTTACAGTGGTCAAATAATGCCACAAAGCCATATATGTACAAAAATACATCACAAGGCTTTAATTCACAACAACCAATTGTGTCAATTTTGTACACCGACTCTGTGCACTGAGACAAAGTGATCATATCCTGAGGTGATGATGAAACGAAGGTGGGTTGCACTGCTTCCATTTAGCTGAAAAAGGAAACATAAAAGACAAGCTGCTGTTTTATCTCTTAGTTCTTTGCATTCAAATGTTTTACAcgatcattatttttatttccactCACCGAAATAGCATTTGACTGAAGATGTCCCTCTGTACGTTCAAATTCTATAAAACAATCAGTTTGTTAATCCCAATTTCAATTCTTTGGGGTTCAAACCAAATGTGCAAACAGATACTTGAGATGGATGGTCCTCTTACCTTTCTCCGTGATGGACTCAAATTGAGAAGCATTTTGCGAGGTGTTCTTTTCTATCTTTAGATGCTTgactgcaaaagaaaaaaaacagaaatctttaaatgttttaaacagaaccaaacactgaaaaaacacaaactaggtatatcatttttttttgaaGAATATATATTCTCAGCTTTTGCGAGAACATTCAACAAACTGTGAACATTTTGGTGTGTCACTTCAGCCTAGGAACGCATTTATTTTGGCAATGTGTACGTTTAATGTGGTAAAATGACACTGCTCTACTAGCAGCATGGCTCCGTGCACGGTCTACCACTTCATTCCAGAATGAAatatcaacaactattggatggatcgCCATGACATTTTCTACAGACATGCATGGTTTTCCAAACGAtgtatcctaatgactttggtgatccctttcttacttttcttctagcaccaccatgagattggcatttgtggttttgaatgaaaaatatctcaacaactgttgcgtggattgccatgacatttgctACACACATTCAAGCCACCCTCAGGATAAACTGTCACTTATCACTTTGGTATACCATTTCCATCTAGTGCCACCTTCAGGTCAAAATTACCTAaacactttggtttatgaccaaatatcaGCAAATCTAATGACGTtcacatcagcctcagctgtactttgtgtttactgCCAACATGCTAAACCAAGACGGTGAACATGTTAAAAGCTCCATACCTGCAGCtgcagcatgttagcattgtcattatgAGCATGTTAGCGTGCGGATGTAAGCTTTTTAGCTCAAAGCCAGCCTCACAGTGCTGGTAGTAAGCAAATCTAATGACATTCACATCAGCATCGGCTGTACTTTTTGGTTACTGCTTATTAGCAAGTGTTTACATCCCAACATGCTAAACTGAGATGGTGGTGGCCGAttagctcagtcggtagagtGGGCGCACATGTAGAGgtttaatccttgtgttgtcttcccgtcaaccttaaaaaccttttctttttttttcgacgcctttttttcacagtttgtttttgttttttccaacgttttaaattgtaaaatttttcttctacacattttcagtgtttatttctacgtcccatattttctgatataaaacacaaattgaaaacacaagtcaacacaaggttaatcctcgatgcagaaggtccagggttcgaatctgacctgtgatggttttcctgcatcccccccctctctcatctcagctttcctatcgaataaaggcaggaatgcccaaaaaaatctttaaaaaataaaaataaaaaaactaagatggtgaacatgttaTAAACAGCCCACCTGCAGCtgcagcatgttagcattgtcattgtgagcaggTAAAACAACACAGCCAAACAAGCCAAAACAACACAATCTTAATCTATTgggtggctggtaaaatttcaACATTGGCTGGTGGATGGTGCTAATTATGAACCCTGTATGTGTGACACTAGCACAGCCTCCATACCATTATAACTGTCCACTGTCACAGCAGAAATCGTCGTGGGTTCAGCAAAGCGAATGATGAACTCCTGAGGAAACATCCCGGTGGACATCCAAAACGTATTAGTGTTCCTGGGTGGAAGAAAACAGCAATTgtgaacacatacaaggaatttgactccggcTTTTGTCACTcaaaagtacacacacagaattaGTGGGAATTATTGAATTAGTGTCAATTAGACATACGACTAAAAACAAGGACAGAGAAGCTGAACAAGGTAAACATGAACATTTAAGCTACGTAGCCTACAGTTTAAGTTTGTATACaaaagataagatagactttattaatcccacactggggaaattcctgtgcaaCAGCCGCTCAAAAGgacaaaatgtacacacatcagaataacacaaacacacattaagtagacataggagaaacaatatacataaagtataagaaatagaaaaaatagaattagttataataataaaagtaataaaacaaacatatttacacaataaacacccttatGTACactagacagtatataaacacagatagACGGATgagtaaggtgtgtgtgtgtatatatatatatatatatatatatatatatatatacatataacgtgacacacacacacacgtaacattacagacatacaaacacatgcaaacaaacagcTCTATGAGGATTGTAAACAGCAATACTTCACATGCTTTTGTATTGACACAGAATTTGTTGAAATATTATATGCAGTTATCCCATGTTATGTTGCAGGAAGATGCCCTCTGGTATTTATTGCATACTACATTCAGTGGGTTTGAATAAAGTGAACACCTTACATTAACTTTCATGTGGCGAAAAAAACCATGGCACGATTTCATAAACAACTATGCTAATGCCACCAAAGATTCTCTATAACTAACCCTGTAGCTAAGTGCTAGCTAGCACTTTTTAAGCTAAGTTAGCTAAGTGCTAGCTAGCACTTAACACTCACCCGTCAGTGATGTTTTCTGGTGGGTGATTCTCATCGCCGGACGATGCGACGACAACTTTTGCACCCAAAGAACTTAGCGAGGAATCAATCATGTCCAGTGACTGAAACAGCAAAGACTATGATGTCCGGTGCTGTCTGGTTGAGGGAAAAAATAACAGTAGTTTCGACAATAATACGCAACAATCTGTTTCGTTTACGGGGGTTTGGAGAAGCGCTAATCTAGCTACTGTCGTTACCAAGCCAACCACTGGCGCTGCGTCGCAAGATATATACGTCAACATTGCGTCACCATTTTTCGACGCACGTTGCTCGATAGTTGTTTAGCAATTAGCAGTCTGTTAGCAGCAGCGAGCAGTCAAATAAACATCTTCACATGGCGAATGGATGTAAAGACGTGTTGTTTTCACGTGGAAGTGGACAGGTTAGTTACGATGCTCCTGTGAGCATAATATGACAACACGTGTGAACTTTTGTAGGCTGCTATAGATTTGGTTCAGTTGGTGAGCTAGGAAGCTAAGCTACAAACCAGCGCTGAGTTAAGTTGGGCTAAgttgggcaaaaaaaaaaaagcaacagaataGCGGAAACCACAAAATGTATGATGTACCTGACGTGTTGCATTAGCTGAGATATTGCCTTAGTGTGACAACGTTGCACTGTAGTGGACAGACATTACGTGAGTTAGCCTTAGCTGCTCAAAAGATGTTGTTCTTACTGTAGCATCCTTTCCACAGTAGCATCCTTTCCACAGTGCAGGAGGCAAAGGTTGACAGGTCAGATGTCAGGTCAACTGCAAAAATTAGCGGCATTGTAAACATTGGCCGGAGGGTATCAAGAGCAAGACTCTACAGTCCGTTTGCACATTCTGTCTTGTTTTGCATTGAACATATTAATCTTTTCATTTGCAGAAGTTCTAAATCTGTTCTCTTTTTCCAGAGTGATGATTCGGATATATGGGATGACACAGCATTGATAAAGGCATATGACAAGGCAGTTGCAACCTTCAAGGTAAAATAGGTGCTTTGCAGTGTACAGAGTGTGTGCACGTTAAACGTTTTGCAACTCATTTCTCTGCTCTTGCTTTGTGTGCCAGACTGCCCTTAAGGGTGAAGATGAGCCGGAAGCCTCCAAGAAAAACCAACCTGGAAAAAAACGcaagaacaacaaaaagaacCAGAGCAGGAAAAGAACCAATGCCCCACCAGATAAAGAGGTGAGTAACTGGAATGAAAGAACACAGATAACACAGGTCTGTGGAAGACTTGTTTGGAGAAGGGTTTAGGTGTCCTCCCTTAACCGTCCCTTAacttgtcctcgggtcaaattttttaaagattattttttggggcttttcccttgtattagatagtgacagtggatagacaggaaagggggagagagagaggggatgacgcGCAGCGAAgagcagcaggtcggattcgaacccacgccgctgcaaaggactcagcctacatggggcgcacgctcttactgggggagctagaggccgccctgtcctcgggtcaaattcgatccgttttcaaaaagtttgTATATCAGAAAATGTGGGTccacattggaaaaaaaaataaagtggatggttctgtaaaataaatgatcacttcactactttcattgaatttgggtgttttgttcaattttatagcatcttgaggggaaaaaaaacgatacaagaacattgaaaaaaatggacaaaatgtaaaagaaaaaaaaaagtggggaaaaaaagtcagaaaaagtgtcGACCAATTTTTAGTTTAAAATTtttacccagaaaaacaaaaagttgcaggtTGAAATTTTTtgaccattattattaccatgTCTGCATCTAAAACATGGATTaaaaaaagctagagcagatcatatataaataacactcaaaaagcttaaagaccaTTCTttctaaagaagtccactggggacaaAACTACaaccattagatctgagaaTTTCTGAGTgtcatttagttagttttggTGCTCGCATTGATTGCTTAGGTGGTGCCGAAAATGGCTTGGGTGCTGCACCTACTGTAAGTCTTAgaatggtagggaaaaccctgagttgtatttgtttttttggggggggtctAAACAGTTTAGTTTCTGTGTTTCACAACACATTTCAGTGatttaaattaatgtttttggtcctgcttttttaaattctggATTTGGTTTACTCCAGACCAGGAGACAATCAAAACGGTACGGTTACACTTTGTTATGTTGTCACAGTGGCAGGTTGGGGACTCGTGCAGTGCGTACTGGTCAGAGGACGGCCAGCTCTATGCAGCCACCATCTCCTCCATAGACGAGAAGAAGGGCACTTGTGTAGTTGTTTTTACAGGATACGGCAACGAGGAGGAGCAGAACCTTGAAGACCTGCTTTCAGAGATTTCTGAGGGGGACGAGGAAACGAATATCAAGGTAAATTagtgtaaataaataatttttatttatgaaatgaaatgcagcatattttgtgtattttatgatttgtatttatttttttacattgttacCTGCTTATTTAACAGGTCAATGGTGGTGTACATTACATCTCTTGAGtccattttgtttgttggtgTATTTGTATTATTCCCTAATCAAATTGTAAAACCGAAACCAGGATTCAGCCGAATATTGGGATTTTtgacggggttgggtttctgccgaaccttagaatttttttcccacCAAACCCTATGCTTGCACTACGGCGCTgcgctggtcgacgtaatgacgccgccgttggttacgggaaggtgtttacctaggtggagcgttcaatgcagcaggctgttgaaagtgaaaatggacCTCGtaagcagaaaaagtgttgtttggcagtactttcggtcaaaagaaggcgattcaagtccagctacatgttcaatttgcaatgccgatttgtctcgtggtggcgaggacaTAAATGACCTAAACAATACAgtgcctctcccgggctgtcagctgttctctcggcaaatgagtctccctacagtgggagcggaacggccggctgctgctcgttagctgacgttagctttctaatttcacccacccaacatgccttcatcatacactggttagcgaaaatttgccaaacaaaattgtcactcatctggcgatagcgatgtaCCTTCCTACCatgtgaaaagagcgtgtgaattcaacattaagttgttacatttaactattttagagactgtggacgttgtttacttcattaatgtgtttactctgttaatggactgaggatgggagtaggagtCAGTattcggattcggcagaatcttaaccattGGATTCGGTATTTGtccaaaccccaaaaatctggatttggtgcatccctataACTTGACTAAAATTTCTTGCTGTGAAAGTCAggttttaataatttattacatttatatagggctttatcatagacactgAAAGCGCCTCGGGGGGGGAGGACTACTTTCTACCACCACCAATGTGTAGCGCCCACCTGGGTGATGCATGGCAGTCTTACAACGCCAGACGCTCACCCCACATCAGCTcggtagagagggaggggaacatAAACCCAGCCccatctgccggcgatttgattcctccctgcagctcaggctggaaacctgtacgtttatctatcccgCTTCCGTTCCAAATTTgtgggaaccaatcacaaactggcttatccccctggcgcgctattggcgggtttaacacgatgacgatagagaagcgaccaagcagcttcttgtttacattcaacaagccgGCCACCGGATCGTTGGTTCTGATTGGtggaaggactatccaattgcgtacagagtcatttgaactatgcccgttgatcgcgcctcttgtgcagtagaaaatacagagcagactccccagactaatgttcagtcttaaaagattgagcttgttctggtgatagccagactaggaaaccggagcacccggagaaaaaccacgcagacacggggagaacacgCTAACTCCACACAGACAGGCCTGGGACCAAGCCggtaccttct
It encodes the following:
- the LOC120561325 gene encoding intraflagellar transport protein 25 homolog, producing MIDSSLSSLGAKVVVASSGDENHPPENITDGNTNTFWMSTGMFPQEFIIRFAEPTTISAVTVDSYNVKHLKIEKNTSQNASQFESITEKEFERTEGHLQSNAISLNGSSATHLRFIITSGYDHFVSVHRVGVQN
- the smn1 gene encoding survival motor neuron protein 1; the protein is MANGCKDVLFSRGSGQSDDSDIWDDTALIKAYDKAVATFKTALKGEDEPEASKKNQPGKKRKNNKKNQSRKRTNAPPDKEWQVGDSCSAYWSEDGQLYAATISSIDEKKGTCVVVFTGYGNEEEQNLEDLLSEISEGDEETNIKVKETESSTEESDRSTTPSQHKQQPHSKAQKSKAHREPPHMCAPGFPGFPPGPPPMHAFKPGGNKRSGGHGPVPPSWPPMMPFGPPMIPPPPPMSPDMVDDEALGSVLISWYMSGYHTGYYLGLKQGRKEAANWTKLHHK